The Streptomyces sp. NBC_00162 genome window below encodes:
- a CDS encoding cation:dicarboxylate symporter family transporter has protein sequence MAATRDRTHYLYIAVIAAVLLGIAVGFAAPGVAVELKPLGTGFVNLIKMMISPVIFCTIVLGIGSVRKAAKVGAVGGLALGYFMVMSTVALAIGLLVGNLLDPGSGLHLTEAAKHAGEAQAKAGGAKTTPEFLLGIIPTTLVSAFTGGEVLQTLLVALLCGFALQAMGTAGEPVLRGIGHVQKLVFRILAMIMWAAPVGAFGAIAAVVGATGIDALKSLAVIMIGFYATCLIFVFVVLGTLLRVCTGVSVFALLRYLGREFLLILSTSSSESALPRLIAKMEHLGVSRPVTGITVPTGYSFNLDGTAIYLTMSSLFVAEAMGKPLALGEQISLLLFMIIASKGAAGVTGAGLATLAGGLQSHRPELVDGVGLIVGIDRFMSEARALTNFAGNAVATVLIGTWTKEFDRGRADEVLAGRLPFDETTLVDDAPHEPAGAVPLQPEGAKDGVPV, from the coding sequence GTGGCCGCCACGCGCGACAGAACGCACTATCTCTACATCGCGGTGATCGCCGCGGTGCTCCTCGGCATCGCCGTCGGCTTCGCCGCCCCCGGCGTGGCCGTGGAGCTCAAGCCGCTGGGCACCGGCTTCGTGAACCTCATCAAGATGATGATCTCGCCCGTGATCTTCTGCACGATCGTGCTGGGCATCGGATCGGTCCGCAAGGCCGCCAAGGTGGGGGCGGTGGGCGGGCTCGCCCTCGGCTACTTCATGGTGATGTCCACCGTGGCCCTCGCCATCGGCCTGCTGGTGGGGAACCTGCTGGACCCGGGCAGCGGGCTCCACCTGACCGAGGCGGCCAAGCACGCCGGAGAGGCGCAGGCCAAGGCGGGCGGGGCCAAGACCACGCCGGAGTTCCTGCTCGGGATCATCCCGACCACGCTGGTGTCCGCCTTCACCGGCGGCGAGGTGCTCCAGACGCTGCTGGTGGCGCTGCTGTGCGGGTTCGCGCTCCAGGCCATGGGCACGGCGGGCGAACCCGTGCTGCGCGGGATCGGGCACGTGCAGAAGCTGGTGTTCAGGATCCTGGCGATGATCATGTGGGCCGCCCCGGTGGGCGCCTTCGGAGCGATCGCGGCGGTGGTCGGGGCCACCGGCATCGACGCGCTGAAGTCGCTCGCCGTCATCATGATCGGCTTCTACGCGACCTGTCTGATCTTCGTGTTCGTGGTGCTGGGCACGCTGCTGCGGGTGTGCACGGGAGTCAGCGTGTTCGCCCTGCTGCGCTACCTGGGGCGCGAGTTCCTGCTGATCCTGTCCACCTCCTCCTCGGAGTCGGCGCTGCCGCGCCTCATCGCGAAGATGGAGCACCTGGGGGTGTCCCGGCCGGTCACCGGCATCACGGTGCCGACCGGGTACTCCTTCAACCTGGACGGGACCGCGATCTACCTGACGATGTCCTCGCTGTTCGTCGCGGAGGCGATGGGCAAGCCGCTCGCGCTGGGCGAGCAGATCTCGCTGCTGCTGTTCATGATCATCGCCTCGAAGGGCGCGGCCGGTGTGACCGGCGCGGGCCTGGCCACGCTCGCCGGCGGACTGCAGTCGCACCGGCCGGAACTGGTGGACGGGGTCGGCCTCATCGTCGGCATCGACCGGTTCATGAGCGAGGCACGGGCACTGACGAACTTCGCGGGGAACGCGGTCGCGACGGTGCTCATCGGCACATGGACCAAGGAGTTCGACCGCGGACGGGCCGACGAGGTCCTGGCCGGACGGCTGCCCTTCGACGAGACCACGCTGGTGGACGACGCGCCGCACGAACCGGCGGGCGCCGTCCCGCTCCAGCCGGAAGGCGCCAAGGACGGCGTACCGGTCTAA
- a CDS encoding S8 family peptidase, whose product MLAATLGAALTFGAPAALAGTDPVAPSGSASAPAAAAAPQAAAPTSQSATWVAGTRAYFVITTPGDTSAVRAAVASNGGSVFASYDAIGVIVAHSASGTFATTMRGASGVQQVGATRTSDVPADAYNPALPANPAQSTTPAGEPVRADMTQIKADQAWAVTTGSASVKVGILDTGVDDQHQDLAPNFNAADSASCAYGKADTRTGAWRDVGTHGTHVAGTVAAAKNGKGVIGVAPGVKISSVRIAEPGSSLFFAENTVCGFMWAGDHGFKVTNNSYYTDPWQFNCPDNADQAAIIEGVKRAQEYAEGKGSLQVAAAGNSNLDLANKTTDTESPNDSTPVTRTITNACLDIPTELPGVVTVSAMGTTAKASYSNYGLNVIDVTAPGGDATGIYSTQPGGKYGTMSGTSMASPHVTGVAALLASTNPGITPAQLRDKLATQANDVACPSDSRCKGTTAKNGFFGEGQVDALKAVGSTPPPGKYFENLGDFAIGDNTTVESPITVSGKTGNAPATLKVGVNIVHSYIGDLKVDLIAPDGTAYNLHNRTGSSTDNINQTYTVNASSEVANGTWKLRVNDNAGGDTGKIDAWNLTF is encoded by the coding sequence GTGCTGGCCGCCACACTCGGCGCCGCACTGACCTTCGGGGCTCCCGCCGCACTCGCCGGCACCGACCCCGTCGCCCCCTCCGGCTCCGCTTCCGCCCCGGCGGCCGCGGCGGCTCCCCAGGCCGCGGCCCCGACTTCCCAGAGTGCGACCTGGGTTGCCGGCACCCGCGCCTACTTCGTGATCACCACACCCGGTGACACCTCGGCGGTCCGCGCCGCCGTCGCCTCCAACGGCGGCTCGGTCTTCGCGTCCTACGACGCGATCGGCGTGATCGTCGCCCACTCGGCCTCCGGCACCTTCGCCACCACCATGCGCGGTGCGAGCGGGGTCCAGCAGGTCGGCGCCACCCGCACCTCGGACGTGCCGGCGGACGCCTACAACCCGGCGCTGCCCGCCAACCCGGCGCAGTCCACCACCCCGGCGGGCGAGCCGGTCCGCGCCGACATGACGCAGATCAAGGCCGACCAGGCCTGGGCCGTCACCACCGGCTCCGCCAGCGTCAAGGTCGGCATCCTGGACACCGGTGTGGACGACCAGCACCAGGACCTGGCGCCGAACTTCAACGCGGCGGACTCCGCGTCCTGCGCGTACGGCAAGGCGGACACCCGCACCGGGGCCTGGCGGGACGTCGGCACCCACGGCACGCACGTGGCCGGTACGGTCGCGGCCGCCAAGAACGGCAAGGGCGTCATCGGCGTGGCCCCGGGCGTGAAGATCTCCTCGGTGCGCATCGCCGAGCCCGGCTCCTCGCTCTTCTTCGCCGAGAACACCGTCTGCGGCTTCATGTGGGCCGGTGACCACGGCTTCAAGGTCACCAACAACAGCTACTACACCGACCCGTGGCAGTTCAACTGCCCGGACAACGCCGACCAGGCCGCGATCATCGAGGGCGTCAAGCGCGCCCAGGAGTACGCGGAGGGCAAGGGCTCGCTCCAGGTCGCGGCGGCCGGCAACTCCAACCTGGACCTGGCCAACAAGACGACCGACACCGAGAGCCCGAACGACTCGACCCCGGTCACCCGCACCATCACCAACGCCTGCCTCGACATCCCGACCGAACTCCCGGGCGTGGTCACGGTCTCGGCGATGGGCACCACCGCGAAGGCCTCGTACTCCAACTACGGCCTGAACGTCATCGACGTCACGGCCCCCGGCGGCGACGCGACCGGCATCTACAGCACCCAGCCGGGCGGCAAGTACGGCACCATGAGCGGCACCTCGATGGCCTCCCCGCACGTGACCGGTGTGGCCGCGCTGCTGGCGAGCACCAACCCGGGCATCACCCCGGCGCAGCTGCGCGACAAGCTGGCCACCCAGGCCAACGACGTGGCCTGCCCGTCGGACAGCCGGTGCAAGGGCACCACGGCGAAGAACGGCTTCTTCGGCGAGGGCCAGGTCGACGCGCTCAAGGCCGTCGGCAGCACCCCGCCGCCCGGCAAGTACTTCGAGAACCTCGGTGACTTCGCCATCGGCGACAACACCACCGTGGAGAGCCCGATCACGGTCAGCGGGAAGACCGGCAACGCCCCGGCCACCCTCAAGGTGGGCGTGAACATCGTGCACAGCTACATCGGTGACCTCAAGGTCGACCTGATCGCCCCGGACGGCACCGCGTACAACCTGCACAACCGGACCGGCTCGAGCACGGACAACATCAACCAGACCTACACCGTCAACGCCTCCTCGGAGGTCGCGAACGGCACCTGGAAGCTCCGTGTGAACGACAACGCCGGCGGCGACACCGGCAAGATCGACGCCTGGAACCTCACCTTCTAG
- a CDS encoding (2Fe-2S)-binding protein: MDDVLRQLGSLGPFFTVAYGKEPPPGPGFRPLTALYGEQLAPYVAEVGRRIRSGPGRVAASTAQFGIAARLWSIGLGCAALAGRVPDLAADRVWWRLPGAGSLELWLPEPGELPAGELGENVLGNLAQLDAAVRERFGVSPKVLRGNTASGLVGALRVLVDRIPGAAAAELAAALLADDGALAGTGTFVHEEGLGVAFVRRSCCLYYRVPGGGFCGDCVLRTR, encoded by the coding sequence GTGGACGACGTACTGAGGCAACTGGGATCCCTGGGTCCCTTCTTCACCGTGGCGTACGGGAAGGAACCGCCGCCCGGGCCCGGGTTCCGGCCGTTGACCGCGCTGTACGGGGAGCAACTCGCGCCGTACGTCGCGGAGGTGGGGCGGCGCATCCGCAGCGGGCCGGGGCGGGTGGCCGCTTCGACCGCCCAGTTCGGCATCGCCGCACGGCTGTGGTCGATCGGGCTGGGCTGCGCGGCGCTGGCCGGGCGGGTGCCGGACCTGGCCGCCGACCGCGTGTGGTGGCGGCTGCCCGGTGCGGGATCGCTGGAGCTGTGGCTGCCCGAGCCGGGGGAGCTGCCGGCCGGGGAGCTCGGCGAGAACGTGCTCGGCAATCTGGCGCAGCTCGACGCCGCCGTGCGGGAGCGGTTCGGGGTGTCGCCCAAGGTCCTGCGGGGCAACACCGCGTCGGGGCTGGTCGGGGCCCTGCGCGTGCTGGTCGACCGGATTCCCGGCGCCGCGGCCGCGGAACTGGCGGCCGCCCTGCTCGCCGACGACGGAGCCCTCGCCGGTACCGGCACCTTCGTCCACGAGGAAGGGCTCGGGGTGGCCTTCGTACGGCGCAGCTGCTGCCTCTACTACCGGGTGCCCGGCGGCGGTTTCTGCGGGGACTGCGTGCTGCGGACCCGGTGA
- a CDS encoding MFS transporter has protein sequence MTIRILPPPGPPRRLVAAQLSNSVGDGAYYVCSALYFTRVVGLSPAQIGLGLTVAWAVGSVAGVPLGALADRRGPRGTSAALAVATAASVFAFLLIRSFWAFLIAVVVYATAQCGLAASRQALLAGLVPPEQRTGVLAHLQSVLNGGLALGAALGGLALGADTERAYLAVFVLDGAGFLVCAAVLLRLPAVAPVTGRAAGEPRLAVLRDRPYVLVTLLNAVLLLRMPLLSLAIPLWIVERTHAPGWLVSALFVLNTAAVMLFQVRVARPVTDLDSARRAVRVSGLVMAVSCAVFALSALPGPAWAAAALLVVGAVLQADGEMRQSAGSWQIGFSLAPADRMGQYQGFFAAGVPVARTVGPLVLTWLLLGWGIPGWLLLGAILLAASYGMGPAVRRAGPVRQEAGQAGQARPAGAVGQPG, from the coding sequence GTGACGATACGGATCCTGCCTCCGCCCGGCCCACCGCGCCGACTGGTCGCCGCCCAGCTGAGCAATTCCGTCGGGGACGGCGCCTACTACGTGTGTTCGGCGCTCTACTTCACCCGAGTGGTCGGTCTCTCGCCCGCGCAGATCGGCCTCGGGCTGACGGTCGCCTGGGCCGTCGGCTCCGTCGCCGGGGTGCCGCTGGGGGCGCTCGCCGACCGGCGGGGCCCCCGGGGCACCTCGGCGGCGCTGGCGGTGGCCACCGCCGCCTCGGTCTTCGCCTTCCTCCTCATCCGGTCCTTCTGGGCCTTCCTGATCGCCGTCGTCGTGTACGCCACCGCCCAGTGCGGGCTGGCGGCCTCCCGGCAGGCGCTGCTCGCGGGCCTCGTCCCCCCGGAGCAGCGGACCGGCGTACTGGCCCACCTCCAGTCCGTGCTCAACGGCGGGCTGGCGCTGGGCGCCGCCCTCGGCGGGCTCGCCCTGGGCGCGGACACCGAGCGGGCCTACCTCGCCGTGTTCGTGCTGGACGGGGCGGGCTTCCTGGTCTGCGCCGCCGTGCTGCTGCGGCTGCCGGCGGTGGCACCCGTGACCGGGCGGGCGGCGGGCGAGCCCCGGCTGGCCGTGCTCCGCGACCGGCCGTACGTGCTGGTCACCCTGCTGAACGCGGTCCTGCTGCTGCGGATGCCGCTGCTCAGCCTGGCCATCCCGCTGTGGATCGTGGAGCGCACCCACGCCCCCGGCTGGCTGGTGTCGGCGCTGTTCGTGCTGAACACCGCCGCCGTGATGCTGTTCCAGGTGCGCGTGGCCCGGCCGGTCACCGACCTGGACAGCGCGCGGCGGGCGGTGCGGGTGTCGGGGCTGGTCATGGCCGTCTCGTGCGCGGTGTTCGCGCTCTCCGCGCTGCCCGGCCCGGCCTGGGCGGCCGCCGCGCTGCTGGTGGTGGGCGCGGTGCTCCAGGCGGACGGCGAGATGCGGCAGTCCGCCGGGTCCTGGCAGATCGGCTTCTCGCTGGCCCCGGCGGACCGGATGGGCCAGTACCAGGGCTTCTTCGCCGCCGGGGTCCCGGTGGCCAGGACCGTCGGTCCGCTGGTGCTGACCTGGCTGCTCCTGGGGTGGGGGATCCCGGGATGGCTGCTGCTCGGCGCGATCCTGCTGGCCGCCTCGTACGGGATGGGCCCTGCGGTCCGCCGGGCCGGGCCGGTCCGACAGGAGGCCGGGCAGGCCGGGCAGGCCAGGCCCGCGGGGGCCGTCGGACAGCCGGGGTGA
- a CDS encoding alpha/beta fold hydrolase, which yields MNPQFGNGASLFFDDLGPRGGEPVILIHGHPFNRTMWAPQTAALTAAGYRVITPDLRGYGESPVRPGKTLLADFADDLAALLARLGVEQVVVGGVSMGGQIAMEMRLRHPGLVRALVLSDTTAIPETDEVRKARLETADRLLAEGMGPYAEDVIDKMLAPYNVTGMPGAAARVSAMMRATDPEGAAAALRGRAECPDYRPVLAETAEPCLVVVGADDVYTPVAAAETLHALVPHSVLAVIEGAGHLPGVEQPEAFNRVLLEFLSGL from the coding sequence ATGAACCCCCAATTTGGCAATGGCGCGAGTCTCTTTTTCGACGACTTGGGTCCCCGCGGCGGAGAGCCCGTAATCCTGATCCACGGACATCCGTTCAACCGCACCATGTGGGCCCCCCAGACGGCCGCCCTGACGGCCGCCGGGTACCGGGTGATCACCCCTGACCTGCGCGGATACGGGGAGAGCCCGGTCCGCCCGGGCAAGACGCTGCTCGCCGACTTCGCCGATGATCTCGCCGCCCTCCTCGCCCGCCTGGGTGTCGAACAGGTGGTCGTCGGCGGAGTGTCCATGGGCGGGCAGATCGCCATGGAGATGCGGCTGCGCCACCCGGGTCTGGTCAGGGCCCTCGTGCTCAGCGACACGACCGCGATTCCGGAGACCGATGAGGTCCGCAAGGCCCGCCTCGAGACCGCCGACCGGCTGCTCGCCGAGGGCATGGGGCCCTACGCCGAAGACGTCATCGACAAGATGCTGGCGCCCTACAACGTGACCGGCATGCCGGGGGCCGCCGCACGGGTGTCCGCCATGATGCGCGCGACCGACCCCGAGGGCGCCGCGGCCGCCCTGCGCGGCCGCGCCGAGTGCCCCGACTACCGGCCCGTGCTCGCGGAGACCGCCGAGCCCTGTCTGGTCGTCGTCGGCGCGGACGACGTCTACACCCCGGTCGCGGCGGCCGAGACCCTGCACGCGCTGGTGCCGCACTCGGTGCTCGCCGTGATCGAGGGGGCCGGGCACCTGCCGGGCGTGGAGCAGCCCGAGGCCTTCAACCGGGTGCTGCTGGAGTTCCTCTCCGGCCTCTGA
- a CDS encoding GNAT family N-acetyltransferase: protein MPVPVLLAGRSVRLEPLAPHHTEALALAGAEDRTTYAFTPVPHGVQASHEYIDRALADQAAGRSVPFAVVRATDGRVVGSTRFLELDYWQGPLVWPAVPGVPFGDPATAIPDAAEIGNTWLSPGAQGTGINTEAKLLMLRHAFETWGVRRISLRADARNGRSRAAMERLGFTCEGVRRAHSRGLDGAVRSTAFYSILDEEWPAVRSIIELRLSAGAQRKRRRRTLIPA from the coding sequence GTGCCCGTACCCGTACTCCTCGCCGGCCGCTCCGTGCGGCTCGAGCCCCTCGCCCCCCACCACACCGAGGCTCTGGCCCTGGCCGGGGCCGAGGATCGTACGACTTACGCCTTCACTCCCGTACCCCACGGCGTGCAGGCGTCCCACGAGTACATCGACCGTGCCCTCGCCGATCAGGCGGCGGGTCGATCGGTCCCGTTCGCGGTGGTCAGAGCCACCGACGGGCGGGTCGTCGGTTCGACCCGGTTCCTGGAACTGGACTACTGGCAGGGGCCACTGGTGTGGCCCGCAGTGCCGGGCGTCCCGTTCGGCGATCCGGCGACGGCGATCCCCGATGCCGCCGAGATCGGCAATACCTGGCTGTCCCCGGGTGCCCAGGGAACCGGCATCAACACCGAGGCGAAGCTGCTCATGCTCCGCCATGCCTTCGAGACCTGGGGTGTGCGGCGGATCTCGCTGCGGGCGGACGCCCGCAACGGCCGCTCGCGTGCCGCGATGGAACGTCTCGGCTTCACCTGCGAGGGGGTCCGCCGGGCCCATTCGCGGGGGCTCGACGGCGCGGTCCGCAGTACGGCCTTCTACTCGATCCTCGACGAGGAGTGGCCGGCCGTGCGGTCGATCATCGAGCTGAGGCTGTCGGCCGGTGCGCAGCGCAAGCGGCGCCGGCGCACCTTGATCCCCGCGTAG
- a CDS encoding alpha/beta hydrolase — MSYAPEGQQYQPPYRPEGQNPQQPYGDQYVQQQYGQQEYGQQPPHGHGPYEPYGQEPEYEPRRKSRVRRWVIAGVVVLALAGIAAGVMNHYEIPPFTDKGSAVSFGKPPAGGDGKKDAPQQAANSKMLMPTGPAADFKNSMTLPDGTHVAVTTLDGKKSGFKGKVWVWAPKEYNDPKFAKSGFPVMIALPGGAGYPSNYWMGTDLGLQTSIAKWYSEGKSKPFILAMPVLNPGPDDKGVYWDGSDIPDQPKMGTWLTEDVPDLMKANFRTVKSRDGWAFMGSSTGGFAGLKAVLKHPDKFKAVIASGPDIVPDSSLWKGHDKEKAENNPELLAKQLIDRKGPDVYLAFQVGDSENNKKTLPDVQKFIATFGNKGPVHTELRIIKGGQHNAKTYVPNMGEGPIQYISKVMEGPVE; from the coding sequence ATGTCGTACGCACCCGAAGGGCAGCAGTACCAGCCGCCGTACCGGCCGGAGGGGCAGAACCCGCAGCAGCCCTACGGCGACCAGTACGTACAGCAGCAGTACGGGCAGCAGGAGTACGGGCAGCAGCCTCCCCACGGACACGGACCGTACGAGCCTTACGGGCAGGAGCCGGAGTACGAGCCCCGGCGCAAGTCCAGGGTCCGGCGCTGGGTGATAGCGGGTGTCGTCGTCCTCGCGCTCGCGGGCATAGCGGCCGGCGTGATGAACCACTACGAGATACCCCCGTTCACCGACAAGGGCTCGGCCGTGTCCTTCGGGAAGCCGCCCGCCGGCGGCGACGGCAAGAAGGACGCCCCCCAGCAGGCGGCGAACTCCAAGATGCTGATGCCCACCGGGCCGGCCGCCGACTTCAAGAATTCGATGACCCTGCCCGACGGGACGCACGTCGCCGTCACCACGCTGGACGGCAAGAAGTCCGGCTTCAAGGGCAAGGTGTGGGTCTGGGCGCCCAAGGAGTACAACGACCCCAAGTTCGCCAAGAGCGGCTTCCCGGTCATGATCGCCCTGCCGGGCGGCGCCGGATACCCGAGCAACTACTGGATGGGCACCGACCTCGGTCTCCAGACCAGCATCGCCAAGTGGTACTCCGAGGGGAAGAGCAAGCCGTTCATCCTGGCCATGCCGGTGCTCAACCCGGGGCCGGACGACAAGGGCGTCTACTGGGACGGCTCCGACATCCCCGACCAGCCGAAGATGGGCACATGGCTGACCGAGGACGTGCCGGACCTGATGAAGGCGAACTTCCGGACCGTGAAGTCCCGTGACGGCTGGGCCTTCATGGGTTCCTCCACCGGCGGGTTCGCGGGCCTGAAGGCCGTGCTGAAGCACCCGGACAAGTTCAAGGCCGTGATCGCCTCGGGCCCGGACATCGTCCCGGACTCCTCCCTCTGGAAGGGCCACGACAAGGAGAAGGCCGAGAACAACCCGGAGCTGCTGGCGAAGCAGCTCATCGACCGCAAGGGTCCGGACGTCTACCTCGCCTTCCAGGTCGGCGACAGCGAGAACAACAAGAAGACCCTGCCGGACGTGCAGAAGTTCATCGCCACCTTCGGCAACAAGGGGCCCGTGCACACCGAGCTGAGGATCATCAAGGGCGGCCAGCACAACGCCAAGACCTACGTCCCGAACATGGGCGAGGGGCCGATCCAGTACATCAGCAAGGTCATGGAAGGACCCGTCGAGTAA
- a CDS encoding chaplin, producing the protein MSRIAKAFAVTAVAGSVVAAGAGLAVADAGAHGAAIGSPGVLSGNLLQVPVHVPVNVCGNTVNVIALLNPAFGNVCVNASGHEDKHHTEGGDYGH; encoded by the coding sequence ATGTCGCGTATCGCGAAGGCATTCGCCGTCACCGCTGTCGCCGGTAGCGTCGTGGCCGCCGGAGCGGGTCTGGCCGTCGCCGATGCCGGAGCGCACGGTGCGGCGATCGGCTCCCCCGGTGTCCTGTCGGGCAACCTGCTCCAGGTTCCGGTGCACGTCCCGGTCAACGTCTGCGGCAACACCGTCAACGTGATCGCCCTGCTGAACCCGGCGTTCGGCAACGTCTGCGTGAACGCGTCGGGCCACGAGGACAAGCACCACACCGAGGGCGGGGACTACGGCCACTGA
- a CDS encoding tyrosinase family protein has translation MYTRQNQKNLTSAQKKRFTAAVLELKRNGVYDTFVRTHGKYFVPDRDRKLRVGHMSPSFFPWHRYYLLAFEKQLQAVDPNVSIPYWDWTTDNSPVSSLWADDFLGGTGRASDRQVMTGPFAHDKGNWTVTVGISEARFLTRNLGRPQNPIALPTPAELQWAIDDPVYDISPWNSAVDGFRNKLEGWAAPKSERWRNHNKVHQWIGGHMTGGTAPNDPAFWLHHAFVDLVWDRWQRKHPRSGYLPAVPPALGDLQRGRVIALDEPMPPWDVTPREMFGHQGIYRYE, from the coding sequence TTGTACACCCGGCAGAACCAGAAGAACCTGACCAGCGCCCAGAAGAAGCGGTTCACGGCGGCCGTGCTGGAGCTCAAGCGAAACGGCGTCTACGACACCTTCGTGCGCACCCACGGCAAGTACTTCGTGCCAGACCGCGACCGCAAGCTCCGAGTCGGGCACATGTCCCCGTCCTTCTTCCCGTGGCACCGGTACTACCTGCTGGCCTTCGAGAAGCAGCTGCAGGCCGTCGACCCGAACGTCTCCATCCCCTACTGGGACTGGACCACCGACAACAGCCCGGTCTCCTCCCTCTGGGCCGACGACTTCCTCGGCGGCACCGGCCGCGCCTCGGACCGGCAGGTGATGACCGGGCCGTTCGCCCACGACAAGGGCAACTGGACGGTGACGGTGGGCATCTCGGAAGCCCGCTTCCTCACCCGCAACCTCGGCCGGCCGCAGAACCCGATCGCCCTGCCCACCCCGGCCGAACTCCAGTGGGCGATCGACGACCCGGTCTACGACATCTCGCCCTGGAACTCCGCCGTCGACGGCTTCCGCAACAAGCTGGAGGGCTGGGCCGCGCCCAAGAGCGAGCGCTGGCGCAACCACAACAAGGTCCACCAGTGGATCGGCGGCCACATGACGGGCGGAACGGCGCCCAACGACCCGGCCTTCTGGCTGCACCACGCCTTCGTGGACCTGGTCTGGGACCGCTGGCAGCGGAAGCACCCGCGCTCCGGCTACCTGCCCGCCGTGCCGCCCGCGCTCGGCGACCTCCAGCGCGGCCGGGTGATCGCCCTCGACGAGCCGATGCCGCCGTGGGACGTCACCCCGCGCGAGATGTTCGGCCACCAGGGCATCTACCGCTACGAATGA
- a CDS encoding tyrosinase cofactor has protein sequence MSAAPAALPTRRALLRTAFTAAVLAGTAAALAPVLRARRPRQTLTPAPLAEETYRGRHIAVDQAGIRIDGRPLHVMRRADGSYLSGVNHFESFGTPLELARAAVDELGTAQLVLASAPHHG, from the coding sequence ATGTCCGCAGCACCCGCCGCACTTCCCACCCGCCGCGCCCTTCTCCGTACGGCTTTCACCGCGGCCGTGCTCGCCGGCACGGCCGCGGCGCTCGCTCCCGTACTGCGTGCCCGCCGCCCCCGGCAGACCCTCACCCCGGCCCCGCTCGCGGAGGAGACGTACCGGGGCCGGCACATCGCCGTGGACCAGGCCGGGATCCGCATCGACGGGCGCCCGCTGCACGTCATGCGCCGGGCCGACGGCAGCTACCTGAGCGGGGTCAACCACTTCGAGTCCTTCGGGACACCGCTGGAACTGGCCCGTGCGGCCGTCGACGAACTGGGCACGGCCCAGCTGGTCCTGGCGTCCGCCCCGCACCACGGCTGA
- a CDS encoding trimeric intracellular cation channel family protein translates to MLHALYLLGVAAFAASGVLAAHRANMDPFGGLVLAFAAGISGGTLRDLILDRHPLYWTHDWVLLVLIASVGVTTMLYLRRQELPHRTLMVADALGLAVVTVIGARAAIDAHVTPVAVLILAVLTGVTGEVVRDVLCGEFPPLLLREEVYATAALAGAAAYLGLQRAGTADTLDIVISAGLVFALRMAAIFRDLHLPPPARGGLILILAGLDHETAACTPRPSSTSTLRGDLARRAALDP, encoded by the coding sequence ATGCTGCACGCCCTCTACCTCCTCGGCGTCGCCGCCTTCGCCGCCTCCGGCGTACTGGCCGCGCACCGCGCCAACATGGACCCCTTCGGCGGGCTCGTCCTCGCCTTCGCCGCCGGCATCTCAGGCGGCACCCTGCGCGACCTGATCCTCGACCGGCACCCGCTCTACTGGACGCACGACTGGGTGCTGCTCGTGCTCATCGCCTCCGTCGGCGTGACGACCATGCTCTACCTGCGCCGCCAGGAGCTCCCGCACCGCACCCTCATGGTGGCCGACGCCCTCGGCCTCGCCGTGGTGACCGTGATCGGCGCCCGGGCCGCGATCGACGCCCACGTCACGCCCGTCGCCGTCCTCATCCTCGCCGTCCTGACCGGCGTCACCGGCGAGGTCGTCCGCGACGTCCTGTGCGGGGAGTTCCCTCCGCTGCTGCTGCGCGAGGAGGTGTACGCGACCGCCGCGCTGGCGGGCGCCGCCGCCTACCTCGGCCTGCAGCGGGCCGGGACCGCGGACACGCTGGACATCGTCATCTCGGCCGGTCTCGTCTTCGCGCTCCGGATGGCGGCGATCTTCCGCGACCTGCACCTGCCCCCTCCAGCGCGCGGCGGCCTGATCCTCATCCTCGCCGGACTCGACCACGAGACGGCCGCGTGCACCCCACGACCCTCTTCTACAAGCACCCTCAGGGGTGACCTCGCCCGCCGCGCGGCGTTAGACCCGTAG